In Kwoniella newhampshirensis strain CBS 13917 chromosome 2, whole genome shotgun sequence, one DNA window encodes the following:
- a CDS encoding signal peptidase I: protein MTTPFARAQRTFSRYRPPPLLPTTIRTVQILATLHLISTTLVELRICTGYSMLPTLSQHGDCVLVSPLPYWSPFTEKHNAKRGPKRGDVIVATSPMDPRQTVCKRVIGVEGDMIEIEPRRGGQRKWIDAVGQDYMVDVPSSSESRFEFDELSSRLVPRRNGEGQWVKVPKGHVWLVGDNLSNSTDSRKYGPVPIAMVKGKVLARVYPNPKWLENNVRRIDGEA from the exons ATGACCACACCGTTCGCCCGTGCCCAACGGACATTCTCTCGGTATCGACCACCACCTTTACTGCCAACAACGATCCGAACGGTACAGATCCTTGCTACCCTTCACCTAATCTCTACCACCCTTGTCGAGCTTCGGATATGTACCGGGTATTCCATGCTTCCCACGCTGTCTCAACATGGAGACTGCGTTCTTGTCTCCCCATTACCGTACTGGTCACCATTCACCGAGAAACACAACGCCAAGCGAGGACCGAAGAGAGGTGATGTGATAGTCGCTACTTCGCCGATGGATCCTCGACAGACGGTATGTAAGCGCGTGATAGGAGTCGAAGGGGATatgatcgagatcgaacccagaagaggtggacaGAGGAAATGGATTGACGCAGTAGGACAGGATTACATGGTAGATGTaccctcttcgtcagaaAGCAGATTCGAATTCGACGAGCTGAGCTCGAGATTGGTACCGAGACGGAATGGAGAGGGTCAATGGGTCAAAGTGCCAAAAGGTCATGTCTGGCTGGTGGGGGACAACCTGAGCAATTCGACGGATTCGAGGAAATATGGTCCAGTGCCCATCGCCATGGTAAAGGGTAAAGTCTTagcgagg GTGTATCCCAATCCCAAATGGCTGGAGAACAACGTCCGACGTATCGATGGGGAAGCCTGA